One stretch of Priestia megaterium DNA includes these proteins:
- a CDS encoding DUF420 domain-containing protein — translation MSKNNEKIVPKSNKNFTGIILTFSVIANVIILLLFFSNIGYQGKVSFDLTIFPRLNAILNSFTFIFLVAALISIFRKNINAHKGFILAAFTSTLLFLVSYLTFHYISTETATFGGEGIVRPIYFFILITHSFLAAIIVPLALFALVWGWTMQVEKHKKIVRWTMPIWLYVSLTGVIVYLFMAPYY, via the coding sequence ATGAGTAAGAATAATGAAAAAATTGTACCGAAAAGTAATAAAAACTTTACCGGTATTATTCTTACCTTTTCAGTGATAGCGAATGTTATTATTTTACTGCTATTCTTTTCGAATATTGGCTATCAAGGAAAAGTAAGTTTTGATTTGACTATCTTTCCACGGTTAAATGCTATTTTGAATAGTTTTACGTTTATTTTTTTAGTTGCAGCGTTGATTTCAATTTTCAGGAAAAATATTAATGCTCATAAAGGTTTTATTTTAGCAGCATTCACTTCTACACTGCTCTTTTTAGTTTCATATTTAACGTTCCATTATATTTCCACAGAAACAGCTACGTTTGGTGGAGAAGGAATCGTTCGTCCCATTTACTTCTTTATTTTGATCACACACAGTTTCCTAGCAGCGATTATTGTTCCGCTGGCACTGTTTGCACTTGTGTGGGGCTGGACAATGCAAGTTGAAAAACACAAAAAAATTGTGCGATGGACAATGCCAATCTGGCTTTATGTAAGTCTTACAGGTGTAATTGTCTACTTATTTATGGCTCCTTACTATTAA
- a CDS encoding prepilin peptidase, translating to MSLIYLYAFVSGITLGSFYNVAGLRIPQKKSILSPRSHCPHCLYMLSPQQLIPIVSYIKNAGKCSMCRKKISFIYPFVEFSTGSLFVYAFFRLNMTLELIVILTFVSFLTIIVVSDIAYMIVPNKVLLFFLPIFLLERLFIPLTSWSDSLMGGGIAFFLLFLIAFLSRGGLGEGDIKLYGLIGIVLGVKLVLLSLFLAILIGGTVSIGALLMKKAKVGVPIPFVPFIFIGTIAAYFHGNELIDWYVSNYFY from the coding sequence ATGAGTTTAATTTACCTCTATGCATTTGTTTCAGGTATCACGTTAGGTTCATTTTATAACGTAGCAGGCCTTAGAATTCCTCAGAAAAAATCTATTTTATCTCCAAGATCTCATTGTCCACACTGTTTATACATGCTTTCTCCACAACAATTAATTCCGATAGTCTCCTACATTAAAAATGCAGGAAAATGTAGTATGTGTCGCAAAAAAATCTCCTTCATCTACCCGTTCGTAGAATTTTCGACAGGAAGTTTATTTGTCTATGCTTTTTTTAGATTGAATATGACGTTAGAACTGATTGTCATATTAACCTTTGTTTCTTTTTTAACAATTATAGTTGTCTCAGATATAGCCTATATGATTGTCCCAAATAAGGTGCTGCTTTTCTTTTTGCCTATCTTTCTACTTGAGCGTCTTTTCATTCCATTAACTTCGTGGAGTGATTCCTTAATGGGAGGAGGAATAGCATTTTTTCTCCTCTTTCTAATCGCATTTCTCAGCAGAGGAGGGCTTGGAGAAGGAGATATTAAATTGTATGGTTTGATTGGTATTGTGCTTGGAGTAAAGCTTGTTTTACTATCGCTTTTTTTAGCTATATTAATAGGCGGAACCGTTAGTATAGGAGCGTTATTAATGAAAAAGGCAAAGGTAGGTGTACCAATTCCTTTCGTTCCATTTATTTTTATAGGGACAATCGCTGCTTATTTTCATGGAAACGAATTGATAGATTGGTATGTTAGCAACTATTTTTATTGA
- a CDS encoding bifunctional folylpolyglutamate synthase/dihydrofolate synthase — MITTYEEALDWIHNRLRFGIKPGLERMEWMLEQLDFPQQNLNAIHVAGTNGKGSTVSYLRNMLEEAGYKVGTFTSPYIETFNERISVNGQPISNEAMTALVQEIKPVVERLEHTSLGSATEFEVITVMAFLYFGYHESVDYVVFETGLGGRYDSTNVVNPMVSIITSIGFDHMAILGDTVEEIAAEKAGIIKKEVPIITGAEQVKALDVITEEAKSKQASLFVLGKDFDIENYEPVVNGESFTLKTPYDTFEDLKLNMLGYHQVKNAALAVMAVCYLKEKKKLSISNEQMIKGIQHTKWNGRFEIVNEHPLTIIDGAHNAEGIDSLLSTLRLHYEDRNIHLVFSCLNDKSADRMVQELETIAASITFTSFDFPRARAAQELYEMSTHHNRHMDEEWKKAIAYVKEKATGEQDMVVITGSLYFISEVRAFLLK, encoded by the coding sequence ATGATAACGACATATGAAGAAGCGCTTGATTGGATTCATAATAGACTTCGCTTTGGAATCAAGCCGGGGTTAGAACGAATGGAATGGATGCTAGAGCAGCTTGATTTTCCGCAGCAAAATCTAAATGCTATTCATGTTGCTGGGACGAATGGTAAAGGTTCTACCGTTTCTTATTTACGAAACATGTTAGAAGAAGCAGGATATAAAGTTGGAACGTTTACTTCTCCTTATATCGAAACATTTAATGAGCGGATCAGCGTGAATGGACAGCCTATTTCAAATGAAGCAATGACCGCTCTTGTTCAGGAAATAAAGCCTGTTGTGGAGCGACTAGAACATACAAGCTTAGGGTCAGCAACGGAATTTGAAGTGATTACAGTCATGGCTTTTCTTTATTTCGGCTATCATGAGTCAGTTGACTATGTTGTGTTTGAAACAGGTCTTGGAGGACGGTATGACTCAACAAACGTTGTGAATCCTATGGTGAGTATTATTACAAGCATTGGATTTGATCATATGGCAATACTAGGTGATACGGTAGAAGAAATTGCAGCAGAAAAAGCGGGGATTATTAAAAAAGAAGTCCCTATTATTACTGGTGCAGAGCAAGTAAAGGCACTTGATGTCATTACTGAAGAAGCAAAGTCAAAGCAGGCTTCGTTATTTGTGTTAGGAAAAGATTTTGACATTGAAAACTATGAGCCGGTAGTGAATGGGGAAAGCTTTACGTTAAAAACGCCGTATGACACATTTGAAGACTTGAAATTAAATATGCTTGGCTATCATCAAGTTAAAAATGCAGCTTTGGCCGTCATGGCCGTTTGTTATTTAAAAGAAAAGAAAAAGCTTTCTATCTCCAATGAGCAAATGATAAAAGGGATTCAGCATACAAAGTGGAACGGCCGCTTTGAGATAGTAAATGAGCATCCTTTAACGATTATTGATGGGGCTCATAATGCAGAAGGCATTGATAGCTTGTTATCTACTTTACGCCTTCATTATGAAGATCGAAACATTCATTTAGTTTTCAGCTGCTTAAATGATAAAAGCGCTGATCGAATGGTCCAAGAACTTGAAACAATCGCTGCAAGTATTACATTTACGTCGTTTGACTTTCCTCGTGCTCGCGCAGCTCAAGAGCTTTATGAGATGAGTACTCATCATAATAGGCATATGGACGAGGAGTGGAAAAAAGCAATTGCTTACGTAAAGGAAAAGGCGACAGGTGAACAAGACATGGTCGTGATTACAGGGTCTCTGTATTTTATATCAGAAGTGCGGGCTTTTCTTCTAAAATGA